One window of the Salvia miltiorrhiza cultivar Shanhuang (shh) chromosome 6, IMPLAD_Smil_shh, whole genome shotgun sequence genome contains the following:
- the LOC130987788 gene encoding serine protease SPPA, chloroplastic isoform X2 translates to MAKMLPTIHLHTTCSMKCQPSFSMLPSTRHLEKKPQLLHHRNRSFQRLPIRSLETESDGKLSDGGREEAELAGDVSAGSSSHVDDEYPTGEFVYRDNDLWKDLVVKSRMLIAWPWQRVKKGSVLTMKIRGEISDQLKSRFSSGLSLPQICENFVKAAYDPRISGIYLHIEPLNCGWGKVEEIHRHVVDFKKSGKFIVGYVPVCGEKEYYIGSVCEELYAPPSAYFQLYGLTVQASFLGGVLEKIGIEPQVQRIGKYKSAGDQLTRKNISDENREMLTALLDNIYGNWVEKISLAKGKKKEDIVSFINEGVYEINRLKDDGWITDIKYDDEVVSLLKQRLEIPSDKKLPTVDYRKYCRVKKWTLGLTGYRNQIVVIRASGSISRVRGAFSTSNSGIVAEQFIEKIRTVRDSKKYKAVVIRIDSPGGDALASDLMWREIKLLAASKPVIASMADVAASGGYYMAMAAQTIVAENLTLTGSIGVVTGKFNLESLYEKIGFNKEIISRGRYAELTAADQRPFRNDEAELFAKSAQNAYRGFRDKAASSRSMTTRWRRLLKEEFGLAMTRLHEV, encoded by the exons ATGGCGAAAATGCTTCCTACAATCCACCTGCACACCACCTGTTCGATGAAATGCCAGCCGTCTTTTTCTATGCTTCCCTCGACGCGTCACTTAGAGAAGAAGCCGCAGTTGTTGCACCACAGGAATCGCAGTTTCCAGCGCCTCCCGATCAGGTCGTTGGAGACGGAGAGCGACGGGAAATTATCCGATGGCGGGAGAGAGGAAGCTGAGCTGGCGGGTGATGTAAGCGCTGGTTCTAGCTCCCACGTTGATGATGAGTACCCAACCGGTGAGTTTGTGTATAGGGACAACGATCTTTGGAAAGATTTGGTCGTCAAGTCCAGAATGTTGATTGCTTGGCCATGGCAGCGTGTCAAGAAGGGCAGTGTTCTCACGATGAAGATACGCGGCGAG ATATCTGATCAATTGAAAAGCCGTTTCTCCTCAGGGTTGTCTTTACCACAAATTTGTGAGAATTTTGTAAAAGCAGCTTATGATCCTCGCATTTCGGGTATTTATCTCCACATTGAACCGTTGAATTGCGGGTGGGGGAAGGTCGAAGAAATTCACCGGCATGTTGTAGACTTCAAGAAATCAG GCAAGTTTATTGTGGGCTATGTTCCAGTATGTGGAGAGAAGGAGTATTACATAGGCAGTGTTTGTGAAGAGCTTTATGCCCCACCAAGTGCTTACTTTCAGTTGTATGGGTTGACTGTTCAGGCATCATTCCTTGGAG GTGTCCTGGAGAAAATTGGGATCGAGCCTCAGGTTCAACGGATTGGTAAATATAAGAGTGCTGGAGATCAACTTACACGTAAAAACATATCCGATGAGAATCGTGAGATGTTGACAGCTTTGCTTGACAATATTTATGGGAATTGGGTAGAAAAAATTTCTCTTGCTAAAG gaaagaaaaaagaagacaTTGTGAGCTTTATCAATGAAGGAGTATATGAAATAAATAGACTGAAGGATGATGGCTGGATAACAGATATAAAATACGATGATGAG GTTGTTTCACTGCTAAAACAGCGTCTGGAAATTCCTAGTGATAAAAAACTTCCTACAGTTGACTATAG GAAATACTGCCGTGTCAAGAAATGGACATTAGGATTGACTGGCTATAGAAATCAGATAGTCGTAATCAGAGCCTCTGGAAGCATTAGCCGCGTTCGGGGTGCATTCAGTACGTCAAACTCAGGGATTGTTGCTGAGCAATTTATTGAAAAGATTCGCACTGTAAGAG ATTCCAAAAAGTACAAGGCAGTTGTCATTCGCATTGACAGTCCTGGAGGGGATGCCCTTGCATCTGATTT AATGTGGAGAGAAATCAAACTTTTGGCTGCCTCAAAGCCTGTAATTGCATCAATGGCTGATGTTGCTGCTAGTGGAGGATATTACATGGCCATGGCTGCGCAGACTATAGTTGCAGAAAATCTGACACTAACTGGTTCCATTGGAGTTGTGACAG GAAAGTTTAATTTGGAGAGTCTCTATGAAAAAATTGGATTCAACAAGGAGATCATATCTAGGGGAAGATATGCAGAGCTTACTGCAGCTGACCAGAGACCCTTCAG GAATGATGAAGCTGAACTCTTTGCAAAGTCAGCACAAAATGCATATAGAGGTTTCCGGGACAAGGCAGCCTCTTCAAGATCAATGACT ACAAGATGGAGGAGGTTGCTCAAGGAAGAGTTTGGACTGGCAATGACGCGGCTTCACGAGGTCTAG
- the LOC130987792 gene encoding uncharacterized protein LOC130987792, with the protein MGDEEIIPHMFHEHPLTLIPNPAAETDYSWANLCYGCRRYFLAGEAVYGCSQKCGFLGLLHKECMEMPREIRHPLHPSHSLTLQHSLYDDIINRCAVCEGYYVVELCYKCIGGCEFLIHLRCAGGFDEAVVDDNPTIKHPSHPQHLLKFSKKTRWCSFPCDACGATHKGNSYICTICDYWIHESCALLPESAHFPHHRPDHSLSLAFHTPYEYILYYFVCAICSGPLRMRCWIYHCQICSYVVHINCASLSPSDSFNNEIAVDDEKGITKGPIDDIYEEIIRPFVKRERGQIFIPHDHDNQNIDGKYKFNNHHHLLSFTTFSTALPSSSSHNHNHEKEEDDNDDDDEDNSIPRSVLFTCDGCTLPIHEKKQTDDDYVYENGYMSCDECKYFLHLSCFNLPPHLPSLPLHPFQNHKFTLRNAGKLTDWEYCSICWGLMNGLFYECTQCYFNIDIKCASLPNTIKHAAHPRHNLHLNLVKDSRWYKFCGVCYDSIYTENVLYRCNSCKFCMCSRCVLLPAQNKHRLEKHPLRLTYDAYVNHPGEFYCSSCEVKMNPRKRMYYCRDCDQSFHPECIPARSGEFRNIKYGMQQYVIPTLHHHPLRFQIITKKKRCDLCHAGSYDKPGFQCVSCYFVMCWFCSGSHMNALKPI; encoded by the exons ATGGGTGATGAGGAGATTATTCCTCATATGTTTCATGAACACCCGCTGACTCTGATCCCCAACCCGGCCGCGGAAACAGATTATTCTTGGGCCAATTTGTGTTATGGTTGTCGGAGATACTTTTTAGCAGGAGAGGCAGTCTATGGATGCAGCCAAAAGTGTGGATTTCTTGGGCTATTACACAAAGAATGCATGGAAATGCCGAGAGAGATCCGCCATCCTCTCCACCCTTCACACTCACTCACACTACAACACTCTTTATATGATGATATCATAAATAGATGTGCAGTTTGTGAAGGGTATTATGTGGTTGAGCTGTGCTACAAATGTATTGGGGGATGTGAGTTTTTGATCCACTTGCGATGCGCAGGGGGTTTTGATGAAGCAGTAGTTGATGATAATCCAACAATTAAGCACCCAAGCCACCCCCAACACCTGCTCAAATTTTCTAAGAAAACAAGGTGGTGCTCCTTCCCCTGTGATGCCTGTGGTGCTACTCACAAAGGGAACTCCTACATCTGCACCATTTGCGACTACTGGATACACGAGAGCTGCGCACTCTTGCCGGAGTCTGCGCACTTCCCTCATCATCGCCCCGACCACTCCCTCTCCCTCGCTTTTCATACGCCATATGAGTACATCCTATATTATTTTGTGTGTGCTATATGCAGCGGACCTTTGCGAATGAGATGTTGGATCTATCATTGCCAGATTTGCAGTTATGTCGTCCATATCAATTGCGCCTCCCTCTCGCCTTCTGATTC ATTTAATAATGAAATCGCAGTTGATGATGAGAAAGGTATTACAAAAGGTCCAATAGATGACATATATGAGGAGATAATCAGACCCTTTGTTAAAAGAGAGAGAGGACAAATTTTCATTCCTCATGATCATGACAATCAGAACATTGATGGCAAATACAAGTTCAACAATCACCATCATCTACTAAGTTTTACTACATTTTCAACGGCATTGCCCTCTTCATCATCTCATAATCACAACcatgaaaaagaagaagatgacaATGACGACGATGACGAAGACAATAGTATTCCAAGATCGGTACTATTTACATGTGATGGATGCACATTGCCTATACATGAAAAGAAGCAAACAGATGATGATTATGTCTACGAGAATGGTTAcatgagttgtgatgaatgtaAATACTTTCTCCATTTGTCCTGCTTTAACTTACCACCACATCTCCCATCTCTTCCACTCCACCCCTTCCAAAATCACAAGTTTACGCTTCGAAATGCTGGCAAGCTAACAGATTGGGAATACTGCAGTATCTGTTGGGGTTTGATGAATGGGCTCTTTTATGAGTGTACCCAATGCTACTTCAATATAGACATCAAGTGTGCTTCTCTTCCCAACACCATAAAACACGCTGCTCACCCCCGACATAACCTGCATCTCAATCTAGTCAAGGATAGTCGGTGGTACAAATTTTGTGGTGTTTGTTATGATTCTATATATACAGAAAATGTATTGTACAGATGCAATAGCTGCAAATTTTGCATGTGTAGTAGATGCGTGTTGCTACCAGCACAAAATAAGCATAGATTGGAGAAGCACCCGTTGCGATTGACATATGATGCGTATGTTAACCATCCTGGTGAGTTCTACTGCAGCAGCTGTGAAGTCAAAATGAATCCGAGGAAGAGGATGTATTATTGTCGAGACTGCGATCAATCCTTTCATCCCGAATGCATTCCTGCTAGGTCGGGTGAGTTTAGAAACATCAAGTATGGGATGCAACAGTATGTGATTCCCACTCTTCATCACCACCCTCTTAGATTTCAAATCATAACCAAGAAAAAGCGTTGCGACCTTTGTCATGCTGGTAGTTATGATAAGCCTGGATTCCAATGTGTGTCATGCTACTTTGTCATGTGTTGGTTCTGCAGTGGAAGTCACATGAATGCCTTAAAGCCCATCTGA